The Streptomyces cathayae DNA segment ATCGGGGTCGAGGTCGGGGTGGGCCGGGTACTGGTGGACGAGCAGCTTCCCCGCGACGTGCCGGATGCCGTCGCGCAGGCTCTGCCCGAAGGACAGGGTGAGTCCGTCGACGTCGGGCAGCGCGACGAGGTGGTCGTCGAAGTCGGGCACGACGTCGGCGGCCTGCTTCTGGGCGAGTCCGTACGCCTGCTTGAAGGCGCCCTTGACCTGCTTGAGCAGAGCCTCGCGCTGGGTTTCCAGGAGGCCCTTGGCGCGGCTGCGGTTGTCGGCGTTGAGGTGGCCGGCGTACTGGGTGTCGAAGCGGTGCTCGTCGGCGAGTGCCTTGTCGATGACGACGAGGCGCCGGAAGTCCTGGAAGCGCTGCGCGGACAGGTGCGCAGGCAGCCAGGCGACGGTGCGGGACCGCTCGCCCTGCTGGCGCTCGCGCAGCCGCTGGATGCGGTTGACGTCCTCGACCGGGCCCCATTCGCCCTCGTCGAAGGGGAGGTCTATGGCGATGCGCCAGCGGTCCTCCTCCTGCGGCATCAAGTCGTGGTCGGGCAGCTCGTCCTCGTCGGCGACGTTCCCGAAGACGATCTCGGCGGCGCGGGCGGTGCCGCGCCAGGTGAAATTGAGCTGGTCACTCAACTGGCCGTGCTCGACGCCCAGTTCCTCGGACAGCAGGCGGCGGGCGAGCGCGACCCGGTTGCCGGGGTTGTCGTTGACCTGGGCGTTGGCGATGACGGAGTCCACGTCGACGCTGGAGAGTTCGAGGCGGACGCCGGGGTTGGCGTCGGTGCCGGTCTCCTTGATCTCGGGGAACCTGGCCGCCCACTCGGCGACCTTGTTCTTGATGATGCCGACCTCGGCGCCCGGGATGGGCGCGAGGACCGACCCGTGGTTGAGCGCGCCGAGTCGCCGGATGGTCAGCTCGGACAGGGCGGGCACGCTGGGTGCGAGCGCGGACAGCAGCAGGGTGCACACGAGCCGGTTGTCGCCGACGAACATGCGGCAGCCGCCCAGCCGCTTCGGGTCGGTGAGGGACTCGGGCCGGTTGCGGTACTGCTCGACGTCGTCCTCGGTGATGTCGTACGAGCTGAGCAGGTAGGGCCGCAGCTTGGTCTTGTAGAGCTTGTCGGCGGCCTCGAAGACGACCTTCAGGCTGTCGGTGAACGGCTTGTCGCCGCCCTTGGCGATCACCGGGTAGAGGTCGCCGACGGGGACGAGCTGGCCGAGGCGGATCTCGTCGCGGTGGTCGGCGAGGAGTTCGCCCATCAGCTTCAGACCGGTGCGGGAGCGCTGCAGCGCGGACGAGATGTGGACGAGGGTGTCCATGAACGCCGGCGAGAACGGGTACGTCAGCCGGAACGACTCCGCGTCCGCGCCGGTGGTGCCCTTCTCCGAGCCGAGCAGGGTGTCCCAGACCTGCGGGCCGACCCGCTTGGTCTGCTCGAAGGCGGCGTCGACCTGCTGGGCCGCCTCGGTGTCCTTGGGCTTGAGGAGGCGGGCGTGGGCGATCTGCGGGAGGTTGCGGTCCTCCAGGGTGATCTTGTCGAAGCGGCCGGAGGCCAGGTTCAGGGTGTCCTGGATGGACGACTCCGCCGCGCCGGACACCTCCTCGCCGACCAGCTCGCGCAGGTCGCGCTGGCGGGCGATGAACGACACGACGGGGATGGCGCGGCGGGCGTCGCCGCCCTCCACGAAGTTCGTGATCTTGCTGGCCTCGCGCGCCACGAACTTCTGGTCGTGGATGAGGGTGGCCAGCCACAGGATCAGCTCGTCCATGAACAGGATCAGGCCGTCGTAGCCGAGCGACTTGGCGTGCTCGGCGATGACGGACAGACCTGCGTCCAGGGAGATGAATCCGTGCTCGTCCTCGGCGGCGTTCCGGGTGAAGCCGGGGAGGAGGTTGGTGCCGGCGTCGTTGACCAGTTTGGCCCGCAGTTCGGCCGGGGTGGAGGGGTTGGTGAGGTTGAGCGGGACGCCCGCCTCGTGGTTCTCCTCGGCGGCGAGCGCGGTGTCGAGGAGTTGCGGGGTCCAGGCGAAGCCCTCGCCCCACTCGTCCTCCTCCCCGTCGTCCGCGTCGCTGCCGCCCAGGCCGCGGATGACCGCCTCGTCGCCCGTGCTGGCGCGCAGCGCGCGAATGTCGGCGAAGAGGGAGTCGGTCCGGTACACCTGCGGGGTCGGGGCCTCCGGGTGCAGCTTCTTGACGTGGTGCACGTACCCGCCGAGCACCCGCTGTTCCAGGGCCTTCGCGCCGAGCATGTGGTACGGCACGAGCAGGAACTTCTTGCCGTCCGTGGTCAGCCACTCGTGCTTGGTCAGCACCGGGTCGAACTCGGTACGGGCACGGGCCGCCGGGTCGCCGCTGAGCAGCGCGTACAGCACGGCCATGAAGTGCGACTTACCGGAACCGAACGAGCCGTGCAGGTAGGCCGCCTTGGAACGGTGCCCGTCGAGCGAGGACTTGATGAGCGCCAGCGCCTCGTCGAAGTTCTCCAGCAGCCGCTCGGTGACGACGTAGTCCTTGAGCGCGTGCTGGGCGCCCTCGGGCGTCGTCGCCTCGGCGAGGGACAGCACGAAGTCCGAGGTGGAGATGGACTCCTTGATGTCGATGACATCGCGGAGGAGGGGCGGCTGGGCCATTGCGGGTCTCGCTCTCCCTGACGGTGGTCGGTGCTGCTGCTCGTACTCGGTGTCGTGGGGGGTCTGCCGCCGGGGCCCGAGGCCGGTCCAGGCGGTGGGGCGGGGATCAGGTGTGGGGACGGCCGGTGCGACGGACCGGCGGCCCTGGCCGGTGGCGAGGACGGAACCGGTCGTGCGGTGACCGGATGGGAACGACGCTCACGGCGTCGGCCGGGTCAGGTGGGACGGGTTCGCGTCGTCTGCATTCTTCGTCCCCCTCGCACTGAACGTCACCCGTACGGCCTGCGCATAGCACCCTACATCGGTACTCCCATCGGCCCCGTGCCGTATGTCCTCGCGCACCGCCCGTGCGGGCCGCCCCCGTTCCGTCGTCAGCGCTACGGCCGCCATCGCCCCGACCGGTAGGCGTCCAGCAGGTACCGGCTCGCGACCGTGAAGGGGTGCTCGGGGCCCAGGCCGCGTTCCCGCCGCTCGACGACGTCGGTCATCAGCGCAATCCCCTCCTCCACGTGTCCGAGCGCGGCCCGGGTCCGGGAGAGGAGTTGCCGGGCGGCGAGCACGATCGGGTACTCGGGCCCGAAGCGCCGCACATACGTCTCGGCCACCTGCTGGATCTCACGGTCGGCCTCGTCGAAGCGGCCCAGGAGGTACAGCGCCCACGCGTGGTTGTGCCGGGCGCCGAGTGTCACGGTGTGGTCGGGGCCGAGGAGCCGATCGCATTCCGACGGCAGCGTGAGCAGTGTGCCGCCTTCCTCGGTGACCACGTCGGCAGCGGGCAGCATCTCC contains these protein-coding regions:
- the pglY gene encoding BREX-2 system ATPase PglY; translation: MAQPPLLRDVIDIKESISTSDFVLSLAEATTPEGAQHALKDYVVTERLLENFDEALALIKSSLDGHRSKAAYLHGSFGSGKSHFMAVLYALLSGDPAARARTEFDPVLTKHEWLTTDGKKFLLVPYHMLGAKALEQRVLGGYVHHVKKLHPEAPTPQVYRTDSLFADIRALRASTGDEAVIRGLGGSDADDGEEDEWGEGFAWTPQLLDTALAAEENHEAGVPLNLTNPSTPAELRAKLVNDAGTNLLPGFTRNAAEDEHGFISLDAGLSVIAEHAKSLGYDGLILFMDELILWLATLIHDQKFVAREASKITNFVEGGDARRAIPVVSFIARQRDLRELVGEEVSGAAESSIQDTLNLASGRFDKITLEDRNLPQIAHARLLKPKDTEAAQQVDAAFEQTKRVGPQVWDTLLGSEKGTTGADAESFRLTYPFSPAFMDTLVHISSALQRSRTGLKLMGELLADHRDEIRLGQLVPVGDLYPVIAKGGDKPFTDSLKVVFEAADKLYKTKLRPYLLSSYDITEDDVEQYRNRPESLTDPKRLGGCRMFVGDNRLVCTLLLSALAPSVPALSELTIRRLGALNHGSVLAPIPGAEVGIIKNKVAEWAARFPEIKETGTDANPGVRLELSSVDVDSVIANAQVNDNPGNRVALARRLLSEELGVEHGQLSDQLNFTWRGTARAAEIVFGNVADEDELPDHDLMPQEEDRWRIAIDLPFDEGEWGPVEDVNRIQRLRERQQGERSRTVAWLPAHLSAQRFQDFRRLVVIDKALADEHRFDTQYAGHLNADNRSRAKGLLETQREALLKQVKGAFKQAYGLAQKQAADVVPDFDDHLVALPDVDGLTLSFGQSLRDGIRHVAGKLLVHQYPAHPDLDPDATGTAVRPADTKKVFTHVRAAAEARDGRVEVPAADRKLMQRIAGPLRLGQQKEAYFELSRYWPDHFRQLARSQGVTGDLSLITLTDWTDQPDPRGLPDFLARLVVAAFAEMDDRVWVRGGTVLDPAPEISAIKDHDALRSQPLPAESDWDTARQRFETIFGAKPPALRRGRMVNQFARQIIEAARTHRDHAADLVHQLEAHASFLGLDQTADTGRLALARRSLELLDALTAEAGKGAAGAKKTVEALASFDLGETSADRYGTSIKKARAVAEAVASAPWSTLELAAGLGPEGEALLDSLRNVARDDQRTADLRDTLARSQREVVALIKRTQAAATPPPAPVTPQDRADDLPLNTPSSDPRISYTQPQETPSPASGGGTARKSGRRSTTVGQAAADLQAELAELAARHPNATIEITWQVIE